The proteins below are encoded in one region of Triticum aestivum cultivar Chinese Spring chromosome 1B, IWGSC CS RefSeq v2.1, whole genome shotgun sequence:
- the LOC123090524 gene encoding uncharacterized protein: MAQPTTAFSPFLCSSVQTRDRGHGVARIHPHHGHCRRHVGHPAALLVYKNVVGPLANPSAHFPLSIARFSSPTRTRRCRRHGQPSLRVPRRPRRQGACSKALSASAASITRFGLSRAPSHRGDRAHLQPPFAAVRRVDPHVPDSPRPRRASIKLRYPETAADAPVIDYVDDDSPSCLSNQMVDPWSQMPPPMDAAT; encoded by the exons ATGGCCCAGCCTACCACggccttttcccccttcctctgtTCCTCTGTACAGACAAGAGACAGGGGCCATGGCGTGGCACGCATCCACCCCCACCATGGCCACTGCCGTCGTCATGTCGGGCATCCCGCGGCCCTCCTGGTGTATAAGAACGTCGTCGGCCCCCTGGCGAACCCTAGCGCCCACTTTCCCCTCTCCATCGCTCGCTTCTCCTCCCCAACGCGAACCCGACGTTGTCGTCGCCATGGCCAACCTAGCCTGCGTGTTCCTCGTCGTCCTCGCCGGCAAGGAGCTTGTTCAAAAGCTCTGTCTGCCTCTGCTGCTTCCATTACGAGGTTCGGATTGAGCCGGGCGCCTTCGCATCGCGGGGATCGAGCCCATCTTCAACCTCCGTTCGCCGCCGTGCGACGCGTCGATCCGCACGTCCCCGATAGTCCCCGGCCTCGTCGAGCCTCCATCAAGCTCCGTT accccgagaccgctgctgatgcccctgtgatcgactacgtcgacgacgactctCCTTCTTGTTTGAGCAACCAG atggtggatccctggagccagatgccaccgccgatggatgctgctacgtga